The proteins below are encoded in one region of Apium graveolens cultivar Ventura chromosome 4, ASM990537v1, whole genome shotgun sequence:
- the LOC141718584 gene encoding uncharacterized protein LOC141718584: protein MGLCNGTRMIVKKCLPNSIICEVHTGSQVGTIHIIPGIEMVATDTTWPFEFKRVQFPIQLFFAMTINKSQGQSLNKVGLYLPRSVFTHGQLYVAVSRVTSLSGLHILIDSETGGSTNVTANVIFEEVFYNLPVN, encoded by the coding sequence ATGGGTCTCTGCAATGGGACAAGAATGATTGTTAAGAAATGTCTACCCAACAGTATAATTTGTGAGGTTCATACTGGTTCACAGGTTGGTACTATCCACATCATACCGGGGATTGAGATGGTTGCCACAGACACAACTTGGCCTTTTGAGTTCAAGAGGGTGCAGTTTCCAATACAGCTTTTTTTTGCCATGACCATAAACAAAAGTCAAGGTCAATCACTAAACAAAGTTGGATTATACTTGCCTAGATCGGTTTTTACGCACGGTCAGCTATATGTTGCTGTTTCAAGGGTCACTTCTCTATCTGGGTTACATATTCTGATTGATAGTGAAACTGGAGGATCAACAAATGTGACTGCAAACGTCATTTTCGAAGAAGTTTTCTACAACTTGCCCGTCAATTAG
- the LOC141718585 gene encoding uncharacterized protein LOC141718585, producing the protein MRLTSGSTEAENKEIVEFIKWVLNVGDGTLPNIHPDDVVHDPDFSIPEKFIIRSQNKPIKHIVDKIYPNISKNITDPDYLKERSILTPTNAIVNDINSYILDLIPGTTHTYLS; encoded by the coding sequence ATGAGGCTTACTTCTGGAAGTACAGAGGCTGAAAACAAAGAAATTGTAGAATTTATCAAATGGGTACTTAATGTTGGGGATGGTACACTGCCCAATATTCATCCAGATGATGTGGTCCATGATCCCGATTTTTCCATTCCGGAAAAATTTATCATACGATCACAAAACAAGCCAATCAAGCATATTGTCGAcaaaatttatccaaatatttcaaAAAACATTACCGATCCTGATTATTTGAAGGAAAGATCTATTCTCACGCCAACCAACGCCATTGTTAATGATATAAACTCTTACATTCTTGATCTCATTCCAGGTACGACACATACTTATCTTAGTTAA